One Coffea arabica cultivar ET-39 chromosome 5c, Coffea Arabica ET-39 HiFi, whole genome shotgun sequence DNA window includes the following coding sequences:
- the LOC113690656 gene encoding chitin elicitor receptor kinase 1-like — translation MLPIQIQIPISQMLFFIKPRIITALLLLLLLSISLQISQVNSQCSKGCDLALASYDVWRGSNVTLIADLFSVPVSTLLSWNPVTLPDRDTVIAGTRVNIPFPCDCINGNFLAHVFNYSVSSGDTYDIVASQFYANLTSTTWLRRFNSYPANNIPDTGVLNVTVNCSCGNKAIPEDYGLFITWPIAVGDTLQSVASANNLSANLISRYNPTANFTSGSGLLFIPGKDLSGSYRPLKSSTGFSGGAIAGIAVGAVVVLFLATCLYIVRYRKKKAQKISLLSNYQFQLAAPAPGVAEVKTSDSTGVAEGTSPGLTGITVDKSVEFSYEELANATDDFSLANKIGEGGFGAVYYAELRGEKAAIKKMDMQATREFLAELKVLTHVHHLNLVRLIGYCVEGSLFLVYEYIENGNLSQHLRGSGREPLSWSARVQIALDSARGLEYIHEHTVPVYIHRDIKSANILIDKNFHAKVADFGLTKLTEVGSSSLPTRLVGTFGYMPPEYAQYGDVSPKVDVYAFGVVLYELISAKEAIVKGGPVAESKGLVALFEEVLSQPDPNDDLRKVVDPRLGDSYPLDSARKMAQLAKACTHENPQLRPSMRSIVVALMTLSSSTEDWDVGSFYGNQGIVNLMSGR, via the exons ATGCTTCCGATCCAAATCCAAATCCCGATTTCACAAATGTTATTCTTCATCAAACCCAGAATTATAACAGCCCTTTTACTCCTTCTCCTTCTCTCAATCTCACTGCAAATTTCTCAAGTCAATTCCCAGTGCAGCAAAGGCTGTGACTTAGCTTTAGCCAGCTACGACGTCTGGAGAGGTTCAAACGTAACCTTAATCGCCGATCTTTTCAGCGTCCCAGTTTCCACTCTCCTCAGCTGGAACCCGGTTACCCTCCCAGACAGGGATACAGTCATAGCAGGGACAAGAGTAAACATCCCATTTCCTTGTGACTGCATCAATGGGAATTTCCTAGCTCATGTCTTCAATTACAGTGTTTCATCGGGGGATACTTATGATATAGTTGCGTCCCAATTTTACGCGAATTTAACGAGTACCACGTGGTTGCGGAGGTTTAATAGTTATCCGGCTAATAATATCCCAGATACTGGAGTTCTGAATGTTACTGTGAATTGTTCTTGCGGGAATAAGGCGATTCCCGAGGACTATGGGTTGTTCATAACTTGGCCTATAGCGGTTGGGGATACTTTGCAGTCTGTAGCTTCTGCTAATAATTTGAGTGCTAATTTGATCAGCAGATATAATCCAACTGCTAATTTTACTTCCGGGAGTGGTCTGTTGTTCATCCCTGGAAAAG ATCTAAGTGGAAGCTACCGGCCCCTGAAATCCAG CACAG GATTTTCTGGTGGAGCTATAGCTGGCATTGCTGTGGGAGCAGTTGTGGTACTGTTCCTTGCTACCTGCTTATATATTGTACGTTACAGAAAGAAGAAGGCACAGAAGATCTCCTTACTCTCAAATTATCAGTTCCAGTTAGCTGCTCCAG CCCCTGGAGTTGCTGAAGTTAAAACTTCAGACTCCACTGGTGTTGCTGAAGGAACTTCTCCAGGTCTTACTGGCATAACTGTTGACAAATCTGTTGAGTTCTCATATGAAGAGCTTGCAAACGCTACGGACGACTTCAGTTTAGCTAATAAGATTGGTGAAGGTGGCTTTGGCGCTGTTTACTATGCTGAGCTTAGAGGCGAG AAAGCCGCAATCAAGAAAATGGACATGCAAGCAACAAGAGAATTTCTTGCTGAACTGAAGGTTTTAACACATGTCCATCATCTGAACCTG GTGCGCTTGATAGGATATTGTGTCGAGGGTTCCCTTTTCCTTGTATATGAATACATTGAAAATGGCAACTTGAGCCAGCATCTTCGTGGATCAG GGAGGGAGCCACTGTCATGGTCAGCCAGGGTGCAAATTGCCCTGGATTCAGCAAGAGGTCTTGAGTACATTCATGAGCATACTGTGCCTGTCTACATCCATCGTGACATTAAATCAGCGAACATTTTGATAGACAAAAATTTCCATGCCAAG GTTGCAGATTTTGGTTTAACAAAACTGACTGAGGTTGGAAGTTCATCTTTGCCCACACGTCTAGTGGGTACATTTGGCTACATGCCACCAGA GTATGCGCAGTATGGTGATGTTTCTCCCAAAGTTGATGTGTATGCTTTTGGTGTAGTACTTTATGAGTTAATTTCGGCCAAGGAAGCCATAGTTAAGGGAGGTCCTGTTGCTGAATCTAAGGGCCTTGTAGCTTTG TTTGAAGAAGTTCTTAGTCAGCCAGATCCCAATGATGATCTCCGCAAAGTGGTTGACCCTAGACTTGGAGATTCTTATCCCCTTGACTCAGCCCGCAAG ATGGCACAGCTTGCAAAAGCTTGCACGCACGAAAATCCTCAGCTTCGGCCGAGCATGAGATCCATCGTCGTTGCGCTAATGACACTTTCCTCCTCCACTGAGGACTGGGATGTTGGGTCCTTCTATGGAAACCAAGGGATTGTAAATCTTATGTCGGGAAGATAG